A portion of the Tenacibaculum todarodis genome contains these proteins:
- a CDS encoding DUF4837 family protein, whose amino-acid sequence MKKLILLFTVIFAFSSCEQSKEDIIFPTSTGTINEILVVIKGNDWEGKVGDELRTVFGEHQVGLPQPETILSVTQVDPTGFASFMRNSKSILVLEKGAKESFSIKENKYSKPQVVMFITAKDEAGFIKVIQQKSKEIIKTFQALDIKKMQRHFAKNKLDDSKYKTTKNLGLSLTIPKIFKTVDDTGEFLWLRQHLKSGIARGDGSNNILIYALPLEDEATVAENITKMRDAIGEKYIPGSDEGMYMITEQAYAPFTFDAEIDGKKAYETRGKWEVKNDFMAGPFINYTIVDKKNNRLIVFEGFTYAPSVNKRDFIFELEAIGKSLKIK is encoded by the coding sequence ATGAAAAAATTAATATTATTATTTACAGTGATTTTTGCATTTTCATCTTGCGAGCAATCAAAAGAAGATATTATTTTTCCAACATCTACAGGAACTATTAATGAAATTTTAGTAGTAATAAAAGGAAACGATTGGGAAGGTAAAGTAGGAGACGAGTTAAGAACTGTATTTGGAGAACACCAAGTTGGTTTACCACAGCCAGAAACAATATTATCTGTAACACAAGTAGATCCAACTGGTTTTGCGAGTTTTATGAGAAACAGCAAATCTATCTTAGTTTTAGAAAAAGGAGCCAAAGAAAGCTTCTCTATTAAAGAAAATAAATACTCAAAACCACAAGTTGTTATGTTTATAACAGCTAAAGATGAAGCTGGTTTTATTAAAGTAATTCAACAAAAAAGCAAAGAAATTATAAAAACATTTCAAGCGTTAGACATTAAAAAAATGCAACGTCATTTTGCAAAAAATAAACTTGATGATTCAAAATATAAAACCACTAAAAATTTAGGGTTGTCATTAACAATTCCTAAAATATTTAAAACGGTAGATGACACAGGAGAATTTTTATGGTTACGCCAACATTTAAAAAGTGGAATTGCTCGAGGAGACGGAAGCAATAACATCTTAATTTATGCTTTACCTTTAGAAGATGAAGCTACAGTTGCCGAAAACATTACTAAAATGAGAGATGCAATTGGTGAAAAATACATTCCAGGAAGCGATGAAGGTATGTATATGATAACCGAACAAGCTTATGCACCATTTACTTTTGATGCAGAAATTGATGGTAAAAAAGCCTACGAAACTCGTGGAAAATGGGAAGTTAAAAACGATTTTATGGCTGGTCCATTCATCAACTACACAATTGTAGATAAAAAGAACAACAGACTTATTGTTTTTGAAGGATTTACCTATGCGCCGTCGGTAAACAAGCGCGATTTTATTTTTGAGCTAGAAGCAATCGGTAAATCGTTAAAAATTAAATAA